From the bacterium genome, one window contains:
- a CDS encoding cytochrome C: MKTLLKIVLGLVSILVIVVIGGIVYLNSAFPDVSDAPEISIERTPERIARGEYLALHVSMCIECHSERDYSRFAGPVVAGSHGKGGELFGEQMGFPGNFYAPNLTPANLSEWTDGELYRSITAGVTRDGRPLFPIMPYVHFGKMTREDVYSIIAYLRNLEPIENDIPESEANFPMNLIMRTIPRDGQPAERIPDPTDLVAYGGYMINAAGCTDCHTPMEKGEFIEGMEYAGGNEFPLPAGTVRSMNITPDEESGIGGWTEEMFVGRFRSYADSVYVDEPLAPTDYNSIMPWRMYAGMTDLDLRAIFAYLMHEVKPVSNTVERFTPVGSNGQ; the protein is encoded by the coding sequence ATGAAAACTCTGTTAAAAATCGTGCTGGGACTGGTATCCATCCTGGTGATCGTCGTCATTGGCGGCATCGTCTATCTCAACAGCGCTTTCCCTGATGTGTCTGATGCGCCCGAAATCTCCATCGAGCGCACGCCTGAGCGCATCGCCCGTGGTGAATATCTCGCGCTTCATGTCTCCATGTGTATCGAGTGTCACAGCGAACGTGACTACAGTCGCTTCGCCGGTCCCGTCGTGGCGGGCAGTCACGGCAAGGGCGGGGAGCTGTTCGGCGAGCAGATGGGATTTCCCGGCAATTTCTATGCGCCGAATCTGACGCCAGCGAATCTCAGTGAATGGACGGATGGTGAACTTTACCGCTCCATCACGGCGGGTGTGACGCGTGACGGACGTCCGTTATTCCCCATCATGCCCTATGTGCATTTCGGAAAAATGACGCGCGAGGATGTGTATTCCATCATTGCATACCTGCGTAATCTCGAGCCCATCGAGAATGACATTCCGGAATCGGAAGCGAATTTCCCGATGAACCTCATCATGCGAACCATTCCGCGGGACGGGCAGCCGGCCGAACGTATTCCTGATCCCACCGATCTCGTGGCCTACGGTGGCTACATGATCAATGCCGCGGGCTGCACTGACTGCCACACGCCGATGGAAAAGGGTGAATTTATTGAAGGAATGGAGTACGCCGGTGGAAACGAATTCCCGCTGCCTGCGGGAACGGTTCGTTCGATGAACATCACCCCGGATGAAGAAAGCGGTATCGGCGGATGGACGGAAGAAATGTTCGTCGGGCGATTCCGCAGTTATGCGGATTCCGTCTACGTTGACGAGCCGCTAGCGCCGACGGATTACAACAGCATCATGCCCTGGCGCATGTATGCAGGGATGACGGACCTCGATCTCCGGGCCATATTTGCATATCTCATGCATGAAGTCAAGCCTGTGAGCAATACGGTAGAGCGCTTCACGCCGGTCGGCAGCAACGGACAGTAA
- a CDS encoding Omp28-related outer membrane protein: protein MRTLIRTSAIVFLFALPTLLSAQSTTRTVLLEQFTGTWCQWCPYGAEEIDSVLILYPNARAIAYHQGDPMSTSNGDNVIAHLLVSSYPSGAIDRRLWNTPQGLGIAISRSYWRSAVSVRDTISSPMSIGVSGTYHQDTRLINATVTLNALSAMSGEYYLNIILTEDGLNYAQKKNVNGNVVTLNPYYHKRVVRDMITGWVGDQLTTTGFTANQMVTYPFTFSVPSAYDISNLKLTVFVTTKVTLTVNGQPQNKSMNIVQAFQKPLTGTGGALTLIPVEMISFNAKQIDDGVRLAWRTAKEDNNRGWYVERRTVGGDWQDLGFVEGYGTTTDQQAYEYTDHSVAMDQKYDYRLRQIDFDGSMEYSSVARVYVAPTPTETRLLPNYPNPFNPATTVAVEMAQEGPMTVEVYDMLGRRISTLADGNYSAGLHTFEWNGTDEQGVAVESGIYFARFTTAGFTQTRQMQMTK, encoded by the coding sequence ATGCGTACTTTGATTCGTACTTCCGCAATCGTATTCCTCTTCGCGCTTCCGACACTGCTTTCCGCCCAGTCCACCACCCGAACCGTTCTTCTCGAACAGTTCACCGGTACCTGGTGTCAGTGGTGTCCCTATGGCGCTGAAGAAATCGACAGTGTTCTTATTCTGTATCCCAACGCACGCGCAATCGCCTATCATCAGGGCGACCCCATGTCGACCAGCAACGGCGACAATGTCATTGCCCACCTGCTCGTAAGCTCGTATCCCTCCGGCGCCATTGATCGCCGCCTGTGGAACACGCCGCAGGGACTCGGCATCGCCATCAGCCGTTCATACTGGCGCAGTGCCGTGAGCGTGCGTGACACGATTTCTTCCCCGATGTCCATCGGCGTCAGTGGCACTTATCATCAGGACACGCGCCTGATCAACGCCACGGTGACCTTGAATGCACTCTCCGCCATGAGCGGCGAGTACTATCTCAACATCATCCTGACGGAAGACGGACTCAATTACGCCCAGAAGAAAAACGTGAACGGCAACGTCGTCACACTCAATCCGTACTATCACAAGCGCGTCGTGCGCGACATGATTACGGGCTGGGTCGGCGATCAGCTGACGACCACCGGCTTTACCGCCAACCAGATGGTCACCTATCCCTTTACGTTCTCGGTTCCTTCCGCGTACGACATCAGCAACCTCAAGCTCACCGTGTTTGTGACGACCAAGGTGACGCTCACCGTCAACGGTCAGCCGCAGAACAAGAGCATGAACATTGTGCAGGCCTTCCAGAAGCCGCTCACCGGCACCGGTGGCGCCCTGACGCTCATTCCCGTCGAGATGATCAGCTTCAACGCGAAGCAGATCGACGACGGCGTGCGTCTCGCATGGCGTACCGCGAAGGAAGACAACAACCGCGGTTGGTATGTCGAGCGCCGCACTGTCGGTGGTGACTGGCAGGATCTCGGCTTCGTCGAAGGCTACGGTACGACGACCGACCAGCAGGCCTACGAATACACCGATCACAGCGTCGCGATGGATCAGAAATATGATTATCGTCTGCGCCAGATCGATTTCGACGGAAGCATGGAATACTCCTCCGTCGCCCGCGTGTACGTCGCACCGACGCCGACGGAAACCCGTCTGCTCCCGAACTACCCGAATCCCTTCAATCCCGCCACCACCGTCGCCGTGGAAATGGCGCAGGAAGGTCCCATGACCGTCGAAGTGTATGACATGCTCGGTCGCCGCATCAGCACCCTGGCTGACGGCAACTACTCAGCCGGACTCCATACCTTCGAATGGAATGGCACAGACGAGCAGGGCGTCGCCGTTGAATCAGGCATTTACTTTGCCCGCTTCACCACGGCCGGCTTTACCCAGACCCGCCAGATGCAGATGACCAAGTAA